Proteins encoded by one window of Xenopus tropicalis strain Nigerian chromosome 6, UCB_Xtro_10.0, whole genome shotgun sequence:
- the LOC105945774 gene encoding acyl-CoA (8-3)-desaturase-like isoform X5 encodes MLGMKKKKYMPYNHQHKYFFFIGPPALIPVYSQWYIFYFAIRHKKWAINVQEVTGLESQQDSSTENPNNLLKCKREGLLLMIMQDSVLKI; translated from the exons ATG CTTGGAATGAAGAAGAAGAAATACATGCCGTATAATCACCAGCACAAGTACTTCTTCTTCA TTGGGCCTCCAGCACTGATTCCCGTCTATTCCCAATGGTATATTTTCTACTTTGCAATACGGCACAAGAAGTGGGCG ATCAACGTCCAAGAGGTCACTGGGTTGGAAAGTCAGCAAGACAGCTCAACAGAGAACCccaacaatctcctgaaatgtAAAAGAGaaggtttattgttgatgataatgcaagacagTGTCCTGAAAATTTAA